In Dehalococcoidia bacterium, one DNA window encodes the following:
- the rpsJ gene encoding 30S ribosomal protein S10 gives MVTDSRQKIRIILKAFDHRILDQSAGQIVETAERTGARVSGPVPLPTSIKRFCVIRSPHIDKDSREHFEIRTHNRLIDILEPTSKTIDQLTRLNVPAGVDIQIKL, from the coding sequence ATGGTAACCGACAGCAGGCAGAAGATCAGAATCATCCTGAAGGCGTTCGACCACAGGATCCTTGACCAGTCCGCGGGGCAGATCGTCGAGACGGCAGAGAGAACGGGCGCACGCGTGTCCGGGCCGGTGCCGCTGCCGACCTCCATCAAGCGGTTCTGCGTAATCAGGTCCCCGCACATCGACAAGGACTCGCGGGAACACTTCGAGATACGCACACACAACCGGCTGATAGACATCCTGGAGCCGACCTCGAAGACGATCGACCAGCTTACGCGGTTGAACGTCCCGGCCGGCGTGGACATTCAGATCAAGCTTTAG
- the rplD gene encoding 50S ribosomal protein L4, producing the protein MELEVKNLAGEVTGTITVRDDVFGAKVNPALIHQVMVGQLANRRQGTVKTKTRAEVAGGGAKPRPQKHTGRARAGSIRSPIWRGGGVTFGPRPRSYRHNTPRQMRRGALLSTLSGKAQDGTLVVIEDFNLSEEKTKVVSQALSNLGVSPSVLLVADGASQEALRAARNIERLNMKPSRTISAIDMLSNRTVVMTVEAVRNAEATFGGRFERKPSANGGADANGVEAEAEMAGVEE; encoded by the coding sequence GTGGAACTAGAAGTCAAAAACCTAGCGGGCGAAGTGACCGGCACGATCACTGTCCGGGACGATGTATTCGGTGCAAAGGTCAACCCCGCGCTGATCCACCAGGTGATGGTCGGTCAGCTCGCGAACCGAAGGCAGGGCACGGTCAAGACCAAGACCCGCGCCGAGGTCGCCGGGGGCGGCGCAAAGCCGAGGCCGCAGAAGCACACCGGCAGGGCCAGGGCGGGCTCCATCCGCTCTCCCATCTGGAGAGGCGGTGGAGTGACCTTCGGCCCGCGTCCCAGGAGCTACAGGCACAACACGCCAAGGCAGATGCGCAGGGGCGCGCTGCTGAGCACGCTCTCAGGCAAGGCTCAGGACGGCACCCTGGTGGTGATCGAGGACTTCAACCTCTCCGAGGAGAAGACCAAGGTGGTCTCACAGGCGCTCAGCAATCTCGGTGTCAGCCCCTCAGTGCTGCTCGTCGCAGACGGCGCCAGCCAGGAAGCCCTGCGGGCGGCACGAAACATAGAACGACTGAACATGAAGCCGAGCCGCACCATCAGCGCGATCGACATGCTGAGCAACCGCACGGTCGTCATGACCGTCGAGGCGGTGCGCAACGCCGAGGCTACCTTCGGTGGCAGGTTCGAACGCAAGCCTTCTGCAAACGGCGGCGCAGACGCAAACGGCGTCGAGGCCGAAGCCGAGATGGCAGGGGTGGAGGAGTAG
- a CDS encoding HIT family protein, whose amino-acid sequence MRAASVVCADELTMAFVDVRQFHPGHVLVIPREHVADIRELGEATGAALMTTLIRVTRAVDAAFPNEGMSLWHSIGPAAFQEVPHLHVHIHPRRTADDLLRVYPSRPSSPDRSTRDLYAERIRTFL is encoded by the coding sequence ATGCGAGCAGCAAGTGTTGTGTGTGCAGACGAACTGACAATGGCGTTTGTGGATGTTCGACAATTCCACCCTGGGCACGTGCTGGTCATCCCCAGGGAACACGTTGCCGATATCCGTGAACTTGGCGAGGCAACTGGCGCCGCACTCATGACTACGCTCATACGCGTTACCCGGGCCGTTGACGCGGCCTTTCCGAACGAGGGTATGAGTCTGTGGCATTCAATTGGGCCTGCCGCTTTCCAGGAAGTGCCGCATCTTCACGTCCACATTCATCCACGCAGGACCGCAGATGACCTCTTGAGGGTTTACCCAAGTCGGCCGTCTAGCCCGGATCGTTCAACGAGGGATCTGTACGCAGAGAGGATTCGCACTTTTCTGTGA
- a CDS encoding putative addiction module antidote protein: MKKTHTMPWDPAEHLETEEDMVAYLNVALEDGDMSLIMATLGDIARARRMSVVAQETGLGRESLYKSLSADGNPEFATVLKVVSALGLQLRATATSGVVSK, encoded by the coding sequence ATGAAAAAGACGCACACGATGCCGTGGGATCCGGCCGAGCACTTGGAGACCGAGGAGGACATGGTCGCCTACCTGAACGTCGCACTGGAAGATGGCGATATGAGCCTGATAATGGCGACCTTGGGCGACATCGCCCGTGCCCGAAGAATGTCGGTGGTGGCACAGGAGACGGGACTGGGTCGGGAGAGCCTGTACAAGTCATTATCCGCAGACGGCAACCCCGAGTTCGCGACCGTGCTCAAGGTAGTTAGCGCCCTAGGACTCCAGCTCCGAGCCACCGCAACTTCGGGCGTCGTCAGCAAGTGA
- the dxs gene encoding 1-deoxy-D-xylulose-5-phosphate synthase: protein MSPRLLDNIDEPGDLKDLTHEELAQVAQDARDTIISVITERGGHLASNLGVVELTLALHRVFDSPRDSIVWDTTNQLYTHKLVTGRRDEFKDIRLEGGLSGFGEPSESPHDTLAAGHAGTGLSIALGVAEGAANMKRDSWTIAVVGDGAMTSGSSFEALNNIVHLDPDRFIVVLNDNGMSISENIGFLTNWRKRLITHPEYQAMIERMKALSKRMPTGELMYGLVKRFNTALAGFIVPTMFWTEMGFQYLGPIDGHDFKQLEQTLNQARTAATTPGGLVPLVHVVTHKGHGYEPAEDDPVRFHQPSSPLGDSSGAPTYSSVFANTVTRIMDEDESVVGISAAMLEGTGLVSVQGKYPDRVFDVGIAEQHAVSMAAGMASAGLNPFVSIYSTFLQRAFDQIVHDVCLQNLPVTLIADRAGIVGEDGKTHHGAFDITYLRCLPNAVVAAPADENELQHLVYTAYRYQGPFAIRIARGAAVGVPLDSDLTELPIGRGRVVREGRDVAIFGLGKSNSAALEAAEMLAEYGIDCGVVNPIFVKPLDVDLLLDTARSVPRIVTVEENVMAGGFGTAVLEALAEAGMSDVTVHRIGMPDFFIEHGTAADQRHSLQLDAQGIVERVLGEFFPDATRLPHQEIAAAS from the coding sequence ATGTCCCCTCGCCTCCTGGACAACATAGATGAGCCTGGCGACCTCAAGGACCTGACCCACGAGGAACTCGCCCAGGTCGCGCAAGATGCGCGCGATACCATCATCTCCGTGATAACCGAGCGCGGAGGACACCTGGCGTCGAACCTTGGAGTCGTCGAGCTTACGCTCGCGCTCCACAGGGTCTTCGACAGCCCCAGGGATAGCATCGTCTGGGACACAACCAACCAGCTCTACACGCACAAGCTGGTGACGGGACGGCGCGACGAGTTCAAGGACATCCGGCTCGAAGGAGGCCTCTCAGGCTTCGGCGAGCCGAGCGAGAGTCCGCACGATACGCTTGCCGCCGGACACGCCGGCACCGGCCTCTCCATAGCTCTCGGCGTCGCCGAGGGCGCGGCGAACATGAAACGCGACTCCTGGACCATCGCCGTGGTCGGCGACGGCGCAATGACCTCCGGCTCCAGCTTCGAGGCGCTCAACAACATCGTCCACCTCGACCCGGACAGGTTCATCGTCGTACTCAACGACAATGGCATGTCCATCTCCGAAAACATCGGCTTTCTCACCAACTGGCGCAAGCGTCTGATCACTCACCCCGAGTACCAGGCAATGATCGAGCGCATGAAGGCGCTCTCCAAGAGGATGCCGACGGGCGAGCTGATGTACGGGCTGGTCAAGCGCTTCAACACCGCGCTCGCCGGATTCATCGTACCCACGATGTTCTGGACCGAGATGGGCTTCCAGTACCTGGGCCCCATCGACGGACACGACTTCAAGCAGCTCGAACAGACACTCAACCAGGCCCGGACTGCCGCGACAACTCCCGGAGGCCTCGTGCCGCTGGTGCACGTCGTGACGCACAAGGGTCACGGCTACGAACCCGCCGAGGACGACCCCGTCAGGTTCCACCAGCCAAGCTCGCCGCTCGGAGACAGCTCCGGTGCGCCGACGTACTCCAGCGTGTTCGCCAATACGGTCACCCGCATCATGGATGAGGACGAGTCGGTCGTCGGCATCAGCGCAGCGATGCTCGAGGGCACAGGACTGGTCAGCGTCCAGGGCAAGTACCCGGACAGGGTCTTCGACGTCGGCATCGCCGAGCAGCACGCTGTCAGCATGGCGGCTGGAATGGCCTCCGCCGGACTCAACCCGTTCGTGTCGATCTACTCGACCTTCCTGCAGAGGGCATTCGACCAGATAGTCCACGACGTCTGCCTGCAGAACCTGCCGGTGACGCTGATCGCCGATCGCGCCGGCATCGTCGGCGAGGACGGCAAGACGCACCACGGCGCGTTCGACATCACATACCTGCGCTGCCTGCCCAACGCTGTCGTGGCCGCGCCCGCGGACGAGAACGAGCTTCAGCACCTCGTCTACACGGCGTACAGGTACCAGGGGCCGTTCGCCATTCGCATCGCGAGGGGAGCCGCCGTCGGCGTGCCTCTTGACAGCGATCTCACGGAGCTGCCAATCGGCAGGGGCCGTGTCGTGCGAGAAGGCCGCGACGTCGCGATCTTCGGGCTGGGCAAGTCGAACAGCGCCGCTCTTGAGGCGGCGGAGATGCTCGCCGAGTATGGCATCGACTGCGGCGTGGTCAACCCGATCTTCGTCAAGCCGCTCGACGTCGACCTGCTGCTGGACACCGCACGCAGCGTGCCGCGCATCGTCACCGTAGAGGAGAACGTGATGGCAGGCGGGTTCGGCACCGCCGTGCTGGAAGCGCTAGCCGAGGCAGGCATGAGCGACGTCACCGTACACCGCATCGGGATGCCCGACTTCTTCATCGAGCACGGCACCGCCGCCGACCAGCGTCACAGCCTCCAGCTTGACGCCCAGGGCATCGTCGAGAGAGTCCTCGGCGAGTTCTTCCCGGATGCCACCAGGCTGCCCCACCAGGAAATCGCAGCAGCGTCGTAG
- the rplC gene encoding 50S ribosomal protein L3 has translation MSIHGMIGKKIGTTQVFRDGGRSDAVTVIQVGPCTVTQIKTEETDGYVGVQLGYEEVKRLSRPRAGHLSSVDKNFRILREFGIDDVSEVELGQEIDVSMFEAGELIDATARAKGRGFQGGVKRYNFRGGPKTHGQSDRHRAPGSIGAGSTPGKVLKGLRMAGHMGNNRVTVRKLEVVDSDPDRNLLFVKGAVPGARNSLVLIKKSGTRKRKLKR, from the coding sequence ATGTCCATTCATGGAATGATAGGCAAGAAGATAGGGACGACCCAGGTGTTCCGCGACGGCGGCAGGTCGGACGCGGTTACCGTCATTCAGGTCGGCCCATGCACAGTCACCCAAATCAAGACCGAGGAGACGGACGGCTACGTCGGCGTCCAGCTCGGTTACGAAGAGGTGAAGAGGCTCAGCAGGCCCAGGGCCGGACATCTCAGTAGCGTGGACAAGAACTTCCGCATTCTCCGCGAGTTCGGCATTGACGACGTCTCGGAGGTCGAGCTCGGCCAGGAGATCGACGTCAGCATGTTCGAGGCCGGTGAGCTGATAGATGCCACAGCCCGTGCGAAGGGCCGGGGATTCCAGGGCGGCGTGAAGCGATACAACTTCCGCGGCGGCCCGAAGACCCACGGCCAGTCCGACAGGCACCGCGCTCCCGGTTCGATCGGGGCCGGCAGCACGCCGGGCAAGGTGCTCAAGGGCCTCAGAATGGCCGGGCACATGGGTAACAACCGTGTCACTGTCCGCAAACTTGAGGTCGTGGATTCCGACCCGGACCGCAACCTGCTGTTCGTCAAGGGCGCAGTACCCGGTGCGAGAAACTCGCTGGTGCTTATCAAGAAGTCCGGCACACGCAAGCGCAAGCTGAAGAGATAG
- a CDS encoding glycosyl hydrolase has translation MSGNQSGVNASRAESLIPNSLEWRCIGPHRGGRVVAVAGDVSNPMVFYFGCAGGVWKTNDGGTYWENVSDGFFKTSAVGAIAVSESDPNVIYAGMGESCTAVPRLHWTSRADGMYRSTDAGRSWVNIGLEKTRYIARLRVHPHNPDLVYASVLGHLEGPDEEKGVFRSDNGGRSWERVLFQSENAGSNDIWMDPTNPRVIYATTWDSRRSYWNSYSGGLDSRIFRSLDGGDTWTDLTDNPGLPDVTKGRIGVTGTAARPGRVWAIFDVGGAAGVAALAELGGRTGGLYRSDDYGETWEHVNDDPEMTVRPHYYNHIFGDPGNPEVVYNLNQPFWKSIDGGQTFNTVELPHYDNHDLWIDPNDSNRMINGNDGGACVTFNGGETWSSIYNQPTGEFYHITADTEFPYRLYATQQDNSSISVPSRSSRGAIRWADCYSVGSSESGHIAVKPDNPNISFSGALGSSPGAGATMLRYDHSSEQVRVVTVWPDLTGLTVPGRRYRFEWDNPIVFSPHDPNVLYSAANVVFRSVDEGASWEVISPDLTRDDTSDREEYDPHTNIAPFERCAISRFAESPLQQGVLWTGSSDGMIHVSQDGGANWNDVTPDGLPEWTPIYGLEASPHDTGTAYVAAARYQHGDYMPYLFRTNDYGATWTAISDGIAEGDYTRVIREDPERKGLLYAGTEGGVYVSFNDGESWHSLQLGTSTNSAGALPAVPIHDMVIRDGDMAVATHGRGLWILDDLSILHQFGDVEDAADTHLFRPRPTYRILTEPYGYWHQTSGRTRHYQLSLGVPATYRIDETEHGTRSLAPIDSGKNPPDGVVVTYFLGEEPEDEAALTFMTEVGEVIRHLSSRDGTPRVPTKQGTNRFIWDMKYEGARRVEGESEAGRPMFVPIIPPGSYRVRLQIGEEALEERFEVLVDPRVSVSQEEMEQQHELLIAIRNKVSESSDAVGTVRSIVTQLEQWTDRSTGTTGREVVTEAAEGLRQKLSVIEDELLIGSVSSDTPMRGAFYARGLRPRLASLGDTVGMADSAPTQQSYGVYEDLRSQIDTQLDALQSILDEDLEAFNSIVSELDLPPIVLR, from the coding sequence ATGTCAGGCAATCAGAGTGGCGTGAACGCATCGCGGGCAGAATCGCTCATTCCGAACTCACTTGAGTGGCGGTGCATAGGGCCGCACAGGGGCGGGAGAGTGGTCGCGGTCGCCGGGGACGTCTCCAACCCGATGGTATTCTACTTCGGCTGCGCCGGAGGGGTGTGGAAGACCAACGACGGCGGCACCTACTGGGAGAACGTATCTGACGGCTTCTTCAAGACCTCAGCGGTCGGCGCGATCGCGGTGTCGGAGTCTGACCCCAACGTGATCTACGCCGGCATGGGCGAGTCGTGCACCGCGGTGCCCAGGCTGCACTGGACCTCACGCGCTGACGGGATGTACAGGTCGACCGACGCGGGGCGCTCGTGGGTGAACATCGGGCTGGAGAAGACGCGATACATTGCGCGGCTGCGAGTCCACCCGCACAATCCCGACCTCGTATACGCCTCGGTGCTCGGACACCTGGAGGGGCCGGACGAGGAGAAGGGGGTGTTCAGGTCCGACAACGGCGGGCGGTCGTGGGAACGAGTGCTGTTCCAAAGCGAGAACGCCGGATCGAACGATATATGGATGGACCCAACCAACCCGAGGGTCATCTACGCGACGACCTGGGACTCACGCCGCAGCTACTGGAACTCGTACAGCGGCGGGCTGGACAGCCGGATATTCAGGAGCCTCGATGGGGGCGACACCTGGACGGACCTGACTGACAACCCCGGCCTTCCCGACGTGACCAAGGGGCGGATCGGCGTCACCGGCACCGCGGCAAGGCCCGGCAGGGTGTGGGCTATCTTCGACGTCGGCGGCGCGGCTGGAGTGGCGGCGCTGGCAGAGCTCGGAGGCAGGACGGGCGGGCTGTACAGGTCTGACGACTACGGGGAGACGTGGGAGCACGTAAACGACGACCCCGAAATGACGGTGCGTCCGCACTACTACAACCACATCTTCGGAGATCCGGGGAACCCCGAGGTCGTATACAACCTCAACCAGCCGTTCTGGAAATCGATAGACGGGGGACAGACGTTCAACACCGTTGAGCTGCCCCACTACGACAACCACGATCTCTGGATCGACCCTAACGACTCCAACCGCATGATCAACGGCAACGACGGTGGCGCATGCGTGACCTTCAACGGCGGCGAGACGTGGTCGTCGATCTACAACCAGCCGACCGGCGAGTTCTACCACATCACGGCGGACACGGAGTTCCCGTACCGGCTGTACGCCACGCAGCAAGACAACTCCTCGATCAGTGTGCCGAGCCGTTCCAGCAGGGGAGCGATCCGGTGGGCGGACTGCTACTCGGTCGGTAGCTCCGAGAGCGGGCACATAGCAGTCAAGCCGGACAACCCGAACATCTCGTTCTCCGGCGCACTGGGAAGCTCGCCCGGAGCCGGGGCCACCATGCTCAGGTACGACCACTCCAGCGAGCAGGTGCGCGTCGTCACCGTTTGGCCGGACCTCACCGGTCTAACCGTCCCCGGCAGGAGGTACCGGTTCGAGTGGGACAACCCGATCGTGTTCTCGCCACACGACCCAAACGTGCTGTACTCGGCAGCCAACGTGGTGTTCAGGTCGGTGGACGAAGGGGCGAGTTGGGAAGTGATCAGCCCTGACCTGACGAGGGACGACACATCGGACAGGGAGGAGTACGATCCACATACGAACATCGCGCCCTTCGAGCGGTGCGCCATCTCCCGGTTCGCAGAGTCGCCGCTGCAGCAGGGCGTGCTCTGGACAGGCTCCAGCGACGGGATGATACACGTATCGCAGGACGGCGGAGCGAACTGGAACGACGTCACGCCGGACGGCCTACCGGAGTGGACCCCCATATATGGACTGGAGGCATCGCCACACGACACGGGGACAGCCTACGTCGCCGCGGCTCGATACCAGCACGGCGACTACATGCCCTACCTGTTCCGTACCAATGACTACGGCGCGACGTGGACGGCGATCAGCGACGGCATAGCGGAGGGCGACTACACGCGGGTCATCAGGGAAGACCCGGAGCGTAAGGGCCTACTGTACGCAGGCACCGAGGGTGGCGTGTACGTCTCCTTCAACGATGGGGAATCATGGCACTCGCTGCAGCTCGGTACTTCGACAAACTCAGCAGGGGCCCTGCCGGCTGTGCCGATACACGACATGGTGATCAGGGACGGCGACATGGCTGTCGCGACCCACGGTCGGGGACTGTGGATACTGGACGACCTGTCCATCCTTCACCAGTTTGGAGACGTTGAGGACGCCGCAGACACGCACCTCTTCCGGCCCAGGCCCACGTACCGCATCCTCACAGAGCCTTACGGGTACTGGCACCAGACCTCGGGACGCACCAGGCACTACCAGCTCAGCCTCGGAGTCCCGGCGACCTATCGGATCGACGAGACGGAGCACGGGACGAGGTCGCTTGCACCGATAGACTCCGGCAAGAATCCACCGGACGGGGTCGTGGTCACGTACTTCCTCGGCGAGGAGCCGGAGGACGAAGCCGCACTCACGTTCATGACCGAGGTAGGCGAGGTCATCCGGCACCTCTCAAGTCGGGATGGAACACCAAGAGTGCCCACGAAGCAGGGCACCAACAGGTTCATCTGGGACATGAAGTACGAGGGAGCGCGTCGTGTCGAGGGCGAGTCGGAGGCCGGTCGTCCCATGTTCGTCCCCATCATCCCGCCGGGCAGCTACCGGGTGCGCTTGCAGATCGGCGAGGAGGCGTTGGAGGAGCGGTTCGAGGTACTCGTCGACCCAAGAGTGAGCGTATCCCAGGAAGAGATGGAGCAGCAGCACGAGCTGCTGATCGCAATACGGAACAAGGTATCGGAGTCCTCAGATGCGGTGGGAACAGTCCGCAGCATCGTCACTCAGTTGGAGCAGTGGACCGACCGCTCCACCGGTACGACAGGCAGGGAGGTGGTGACCGAAGCCGCCGAAGGCCTGCGACAGAAGTTGTCAGTGATCGAGGACGAACTGCTGATAGGAAGCGTCAGCTCGGACACGCCCATGCGTGGCGCGTTCTACGCGAGGGGGCTGCGACCCAGGCTCGCGTCGCTGGGAGACACCGTCGGAATGGCCGACAGTGCGCCGACTCAGCAGTCGTACGGGGTCTATGAAGACCTGCGCTCCCAGATCGACACTCAACTCGATGCGCTTCAAAGCATCCTCGACGAAGACCTGGAGGCCTTCAACAGCATAGTGAGCGAGCTCGATCTGCCGCCGATTGTTCTGAGATAA
- a CDS encoding ABC transporter permease, with product MRILRNNPPAAVGLVLVLFYVFIAAAGPNIAPHEYDKFAVGPPLEAPSLSHPFGTDEFGRDVFSRVLHGGRISLRVGALVVLVAGGIGVTVGMISGFYGGWLDEVAMRITDIFLAFPDLVMALVVATALGTSIESAIIGIAIVRWTSYARLMRSSVLAQKGKDYMLAGRALGAHPSRLILRHILPNSYAPVLVQATLDFGLAILLAAGLSFIGAGAQPPLPEWGALVSGGRQYVQAAWWIPIFPGFAIFGAVLAFNLLGDALRDALDPRLRHLLQDVRR from the coding sequence GTGCGCATCCTGCGGAACAACCCGCCCGCTGCGGTCGGACTCGTTCTGGTGCTGTTCTATGTGTTCATAGCCGCCGCCGGGCCCAACATTGCGCCGCACGAGTACGACAAGTTCGCAGTGGGTCCGCCGCTCGAAGCACCGAGCCTGTCCCACCCGTTTGGCACCGACGAGTTCGGTCGCGACGTGTTCAGCAGGGTGCTGCACGGCGGCCGCATCAGCCTTCGAGTCGGCGCGCTGGTGGTGCTGGTGGCCGGGGGCATCGGCGTTACGGTGGGCATGATCAGCGGCTTCTACGGCGGGTGGCTCGACGAGGTCGCCATGAGGATCACCGACATCTTCCTGGCGTTCCCGGACCTTGTCATGGCGCTCGTTGTGGCGACGGCATTGGGCACCAGCATAGAGTCGGCGATCATCGGCATCGCGATCGTGCGATGGACGTCTTACGCACGCCTGATGAGAAGCAGTGTCCTCGCGCAGAAGGGCAAGGACTACATGCTCGCCGGAAGGGCGCTGGGCGCACATCCAAGCCGCCTGATACTGCGTCACATACTGCCGAACAGCTACGCGCCGGTGCTGGTGCAGGCGACGCTCGACTTCGGCCTGGCAATCCTGCTGGCGGCCGGACTCAGCTTCATCGGAGCGGGTGCACAGCCGCCGCTGCCCGAGTGGGGCGCGCTGGTGTCAGGGGGGCGCCAGTACGTGCAGGCCGCTTGGTGGATCCCGATCTTCCCGGGCTTCGCGATATTCGGCGCGGTGCTGGCGTTCAACCTGCTCGGAGACGCGTTGAGAGACGCACTGGACCCGCGTCTGCGGCACCTGCTGCAGGACGTGCGACGCTAG
- the rpsL gene encoding 30S ribosomal protein S12 → MPTVNQLVRKPRRSKNKKEKAPALRYTFNSLKNRTRRGSGSPQKRGVCVQVRTQTPKKPNSALRKVARVRLTNQMEVTAYIPGEGHNLQEHSVVLIRGGRVKDLPGVRYHIVRGALDTEGVIDRKRGRSKYGAKRDQGVL, encoded by the coding sequence ATGCCCACAGTTAATCAGCTGGTGCGCAAACCGCGCCGATCCAAGAACAAGAAGGAGAAGGCTCCGGCCCTCCGATACACGTTCAATTCGCTGAAGAACCGCACTCGCAGGGGCTCAGGCTCTCCGCAGAAGCGCGGTGTCTGCGTCCAGGTGCGTACTCAGACCCCCAAGAAGCCGAACTCGGCGCTCCGCAAGGTCGCCAGGGTGCGGCTGACCAACCAGATGGAGGTCACCGCCTACATCCCCGGTGAGGGACACAACCTCCAGGAGCACTCGGTGGTGCTGATCAGGGGTGGACGAGTCAAGGACCTCCCCGGCGTTCGATACCACATCGTTCGAGGCGCACTGGATACCGAGGGCGTGATCGATCGGAAGCGCGGGCGCAGCAAGTACGGCGCCAAGAGGGACCAGGGCGTCCTTTAA
- a CDS encoding type II toxin-antitoxin system RelE/ParE family toxin, whose translation MFEIRQTEVYVLWFRRLRDRQARVRIDNRIRRLSLGNPGDVRPVGEGVSEIRIDYGPGYRVYFVRQGEALIVLLAGGDKDSQERDIRRALELARGL comes from the coding sequence ATGTTCGAAATCCGCCAGACCGAAGTCTACGTCCTCTGGTTCAGGAGGCTCCGAGACAGGCAGGCTAGGGTGCGAATCGACAATCGCATTCGTAGGCTGTCTTTGGGCAACCCTGGGGACGTGAGACCTGTGGGTGAAGGGGTATCTGAGATCCGCATCGACTACGGGCCAGGTTATCGAGTGTACTTCGTCCGGCAAGGAGAGGCACTGATCGTTCTTCTGGCCGGTGGCGACAAGGACAGCCAGGAGCGGGACATTCGACGGGCTCTGGAGTTGGCGAGGGGACTGTAG
- the rpsG gene encoding 30S ribosomal protein S7 yields MARRRRAERRQVIPDPKYQNVELAQFINKVMLNGKKTTAQKIVYNALDKASEEVRRPQQEVFEQAIRNTMPMVEVRSRRVGGATYQVPTEVRPERRLALSMRWIIQAARSRRGRPMAERLSIELAEAARGQGSAVRRREELYRMAEANRAFAHYRW; encoded by the coding sequence ATGGCGCGAAGACGTAGAGCCGAGAGGCGTCAGGTCATACCCGACCCGAAGTACCAGAACGTGGAGCTCGCCCAGTTCATCAATAAGGTGATGCTCAACGGCAAGAAGACGACTGCCCAGAAGATCGTGTACAACGCTCTGGACAAGGCTTCCGAAGAGGTGCGCCGACCTCAACAGGAGGTCTTCGAGCAGGCCATTCGCAACACGATGCCGATGGTCGAGGTCCGGTCTCGCAGGGTGGGCGGCGCAACCTACCAGGTGCCGACCGAGGTGCGCCCAGAGCGCAGGCTCGCGCTGTCGATGCGCTGGATTATCCAGGCCGCAAGGTCGAGGCGCGGCAGACCGATGGCGGAGCGACTGTCAATCGAGCTGGCCGAGGCCGCTCGCGGACAGGGCTCAGCCGTAAGGCGCAGGGAAGAGCTGTACAGAATGGCCGAGGCCAACCGCGCTTTCGCGCACTACCGCTGGTAA
- a CDS encoding ABC transporter permease, which produces MSLTRYIFRRLLLQVFVLVGVSSLTFFMMIVMPGDPSTILLETTGGISTEAVEKFRERWGFDKPAYLQYFTFMGNLVRGDFGESFVTRREISAELGSFLPATAELSIVAFLMAVIMAIPAGILAAVKRNALPDHIVRIVSLFGTSMPIFWFAIILLLVFFFYLGWVPSSQRIGMTLDVPQTVTGFYTIDTLIAGDFEGFVSALHHLALPAFVLAFSVVGLLARVTRTSMLEVMGEDYIRMAHAKGLHNRVVLYRHALRNALIPTVTILGLLVGGLLSGAVLTETIFAWPGLGRFAVQSIFFLDRAAVTSVALIIGVAYSTATLIVDIIVAVLDPRITYT; this is translated from the coding sequence TTGTCTCTGACCAGGTACATATTCCGCCGGCTGCTTCTGCAGGTGTTCGTGCTCGTCGGCGTCTCCTCGCTGACCTTCTTCATGATGATCGTCATGCCAGGAGACCCCTCGACCATACTCCTGGAGACGACCGGAGGCATCAGCACCGAGGCCGTCGAGAAGTTCAGGGAGCGGTGGGGATTCGACAAGCCCGCCTACCTTCAGTACTTCACGTTCATGGGGAACCTGGTACGCGGCGACTTCGGCGAGTCGTTTGTGACCAGGAGGGAGATCAGCGCTGAGCTGGGGAGCTTCCTTCCCGCCACGGCGGAGCTCTCTATTGTAGCCTTCCTGATGGCTGTGATTATGGCCATCCCCGCCGGAATACTCGCCGCAGTCAAGAGGAACGCGCTGCCGGACCACATAGTCCGCATTGTGTCTCTCTTCGGCACGTCCATGCCGATCTTCTGGTTCGCCATCATCCTGCTGCTGGTGTTCTTCTTCTACCTGGGATGGGTGCCGTCGTCCCAGCGAATCGGCATGACCCTCGACGTCCCGCAGACGGTGACCGGGTTCTACACCATAGACACCCTGATCGCCGGCGACTTCGAGGGCTTCGTGTCCGCCCTGCACCACCTGGCTCTGCCGGCATTCGTGCTGGCGTTCTCAGTAGTCGGACTGCTTGCGCGCGTCACTCGCACCAGTATGCTCGAGGTGATGGGCGAGGACTACATCCGCATGGCACACGCGAAGGGGCTGCATAACAGGGTCGTGCTCTACCGACACGCGCTCAGAAACGCGCTGATCCCTACCGTGACGATCCTCGGCCTACTCGTGGGCGGCCTGCTATCGGGCGCCGTTCTCACCGAGACGATCTTCGCGTGGCCCGGACTAGGGCGTTTCGCCGTCCAATCGATCTTCTTCCTCGACCGCGCTGCAGTGACATCCGTCGCGCTGATCATCGGCGTCGCCTACTCCACGGCGACTCTAATCGTGGACATCATCGTAGCGGTTCTCGACCCGCGCATCACGTACACGTAG